A stretch of the Acyrthosiphon pisum isolate AL4f chromosome A2, pea_aphid_22Mar2018_4r6ur, whole genome shotgun sequence genome encodes the following:
- the LOC100161280 gene encoding zinc finger protein 14 homolog isoform X2: MEEREYVIDKMKEKLDDCRLCFSSTNVTVHIGQHVDKNTSIVEKIQYCTSLIVTVNDDFPQNICVTCAETLDLIYNFKSKAIACDLELSRNVHKDTHFTYIQITYKLDLEEQDSSADLFDSCLYNIVDGDELTIEPVNVTVDTKSKSTVYVDENASTIKEIMNNDKKKSDIIAKNMNGNLNSYQGSKTNNEKKSTSVDSKRNADVSVFDTEKRKSKKIKTENEMDNEKPLVIVKNGKVVYICGECNFEAESMMFLVSHRARFHLDMGSFKCSECPTYYKTSGLLKRHMSMYHNVPHICKYCEKRFSNKQSLDRHTNCHHNETPLEFQCVTCNAYFDTMEKMEDHLVVHYTSHSSTFSCNHCDRMFTTYAAKNKHIDLEHMIEIECGICHVVLPTKEAMDKHNNSVHQPKKKENKMYECTTCGKYFPGIKEVLNHRETHLSKNV; encoded by the exons atggaAGAACGCGAATATGTAATAgataaaatgaaagaaaaattgGATGACTGCCGCTTATGTTTCAGCTCTACCAATGTAACAGTTCATATAGGACAACATGTTGACAAAAATACATCAATTGTTGAAAAAATTCAATACTGTACTTCACTAATC GTGACAGTGAATGATGATTTTCCTCAGAATATTTGTGTAACTTGTGCTGAAACCCTAGATTTAATCTACAACTTTAAAAGTAAAGCAATAGCATGTGATCTGGAATTATCAAGGAACGTGCACAAGGACACacattttacttatattcaA ATTACATACAAGTTAGACTTGGAAGAACAAGATTCTTCAGCTGATTTATTTGATAGTTGCTTATACAATATAGTTGATGGTGATGAACTAACAATTGAACCCGTCAATGTCACAGTTGATACAAAAAGTAAATCTACTGTGTACGTTGATGAGAATGCTAGTACAATTAAAGAAATCAtgaataatgacaaaaaaaagtcAGATATAATAGCAAAAAATATGAATGGGAATTTGAACAGCTATCAAGGTTCAAAAACTaacaat GAAAAGAAAAGTACATCAGTTGATTCCAAACGAAATGCAGATGTATCTGTATTTGACACTGAAAAacgtaaatcaaaaaaaataaaaactgaaaatgaaaTGGACAATGAAAAACCATtggttattgttaaaaatggtaaagttgtttatatttgcggTGAATGTAATTTTGAAGCAGAATCGATGATGTTCCTAGTTAGTCATCGAGCTCGCTTTCATTTAGACATGGGTAGTTTCAAGTGTTCAGAGTGTCCAACTTATTACAAAACTTCAGGGCTGCTCAAGCGACACATGTCAATGTATCATAATGTTCCccatatttgtaaatattgtgaGAAAAGATTTTCAAACAAACAAAGTCTTGATCGTCACACCAATTGCCATCATAATGAAACTCCGTTGGAGTTTCAATGTGTCACATGCAATGCTTATTTTGATACCATGGAAAAAATGGAAGACCATTTGGTAGTACATTATACAAGTCATTCAAGTACATTTAGCTGTAATCATTGTGATCGTATGTTCACCACATACGCAgcaaaaaacaaacatattgaCCTTGAGCACATGATTGAAATTGAGTGTGGCATTTGCCATGTTGTCTTACCGACTAAAGAAGCAAtggataaacataataattctgTACACCAACctaagaaaaaagaaaataaaatgtacgagTGCACTACTTGTGGAAAATATTTTCCTGGTATTAAAGAAGTTTTAAATCATAGAGAAACTCATTTAtccaaaaatgtatag
- the LOC100161280 gene encoding zinc finger protein 14 homolog isoform X1: MEEREYVIDKMKEKLDDCRLCFSSTNVTVHIGQHVDKNTSIVEKIQYCTSLIVTVNDDFPQNICVTCAETLDLIYNFKSKAIACDLELSRNVHKDTHFTYIQVSDDPLNITYKLDLEEQDSSADLFDSCLYNIVDGDELTIEPVNVTVDTKSKSTVYVDENASTIKEIMNNDKKKSDIIAKNMNGNLNSYQGSKTNNEKKSTSVDSKRNADVSVFDTEKRKSKKIKTENEMDNEKPLVIVKNGKVVYICGECNFEAESMMFLVSHRARFHLDMGSFKCSECPTYYKTSGLLKRHMSMYHNVPHICKYCEKRFSNKQSLDRHTNCHHNETPLEFQCVTCNAYFDTMEKMEDHLVVHYTSHSSTFSCNHCDRMFTTYAAKNKHIDLEHMIEIECGICHVVLPTKEAMDKHNNSVHQPKKKENKMYECTTCGKYFPGIKEVLNHRETHLSKNV; the protein is encoded by the exons atggaAGAACGCGAATATGTAATAgataaaatgaaagaaaaattgGATGACTGCCGCTTATGTTTCAGCTCTACCAATGTAACAGTTCATATAGGACAACATGTTGACAAAAATACATCAATTGTTGAAAAAATTCAATACTGTACTTCACTAATC GTGACAGTGAATGATGATTTTCCTCAGAATATTTGTGTAACTTGTGCTGAAACCCTAGATTTAATCTACAACTTTAAAAGTAAAGCAATAGCATGTGATCTGGAATTATCAAGGAACGTGCACAAGGACACacattttacttatattcaAGTATCAGATGATCCATTAAAT ATTACATACAAGTTAGACTTGGAAGAACAAGATTCTTCAGCTGATTTATTTGATAGTTGCTTATACAATATAGTTGATGGTGATGAACTAACAATTGAACCCGTCAATGTCACAGTTGATACAAAAAGTAAATCTACTGTGTACGTTGATGAGAATGCTAGTACAATTAAAGAAATCAtgaataatgacaaaaaaaagtcAGATATAATAGCAAAAAATATGAATGGGAATTTGAACAGCTATCAAGGTTCAAAAACTaacaat GAAAAGAAAAGTACATCAGTTGATTCCAAACGAAATGCAGATGTATCTGTATTTGACACTGAAAAacgtaaatcaaaaaaaataaaaactgaaaatgaaaTGGACAATGAAAAACCATtggttattgttaaaaatggtaaagttgtttatatttgcggTGAATGTAATTTTGAAGCAGAATCGATGATGTTCCTAGTTAGTCATCGAGCTCGCTTTCATTTAGACATGGGTAGTTTCAAGTGTTCAGAGTGTCCAACTTATTACAAAACTTCAGGGCTGCTCAAGCGACACATGTCAATGTATCATAATGTTCCccatatttgtaaatattgtgaGAAAAGATTTTCAAACAAACAAAGTCTTGATCGTCACACCAATTGCCATCATAATGAAACTCCGTTGGAGTTTCAATGTGTCACATGCAATGCTTATTTTGATACCATGGAAAAAATGGAAGACCATTTGGTAGTACATTATACAAGTCATTCAAGTACATTTAGCTGTAATCATTGTGATCGTATGTTCACCACATACGCAgcaaaaaacaaacatattgaCCTTGAGCACATGATTGAAATTGAGTGTGGCATTTGCCATGTTGTCTTACCGACTAAAGAAGCAAtggataaacataataattctgTACACCAACctaagaaaaaagaaaataaaatgtacgagTGCACTACTTGTGGAAAATATTTTCCTGGTATTAAAGAAGTTTTAAATCATAGAGAAACTCATTTAtccaaaaatgtatag